The nucleotide sequence AATTTAAATGCGCTCCCACTTATACCCCGTTCCGTAAACGGTCTTTAAATAATGACCGCAGCCCGCATCGTATAATTTCTTTTTCAGGTTCTTTACATGGGCATATACAAAATCATGATTATCCAGCATATCGGCAAGATCACCCGAAAGATGCTCTGCCAGCGTACTTTTTGAGATCACCCGGTTCTTGTTGCCGATAAAATAGATCAGGAGGTCGAATTCTTTTTTGGTAAGAGCTACCTGCCTGCCATGAACGGTAACTGTTTTCCCTAACAAATCGATCTCCAGCTCCTGCTGAACAAAAATATTGGAATTCCCGAAATTCTTCCTCCGGATAACGGAATAGACCCTCGCCGCCAGTTCTGAAAGGTGAAACGGTTTGGTAAGATAGTCATCTGCTCCGATCTGTAATCCCCTGATCTTATCGTCCAGCGAATTCTTTGCCGAGATGATGATCACCCCATCCTGTTTATTTGCCTTTTTCAATTCCTCCAGTATCTTCAGTCCATTGCCTCCCGGCAGTGTAATGTCCAGCAGGATACAATCATAATCATAGATCCCTACTTTATGCAGCGCTTCATCAAAGGTAGGAGCAAACTCGCACAGGTAATTCTCCTCGGAAAGATATTCGGCAATGCTTTTCGCCAGCTCCTCCTCGTCTTCTATGACCAGTATTTTCATGTTGCAAATTTAGCCGGCAAATTTTGAAGAAAATTGGAAAACCGGTTAAAAAAGCTATCCGGCAGGCCGCAACCGTCAACAGCAGGATTTCCCCGACCGGTTCGCCCGCTCATACTACCGAATAGATCCTGATATCCGGACCGTTCCGGAGCCAGGGTTTTAATGCCTCCACTATGTCTTTATTAAAGAGAGCACTCAAAAGGTATTCCTGCGCATCTCCCGCGGTTTCAAAACCATGCAGTACCTGCACCCCCTCGTCCCGTACCAGCAGTTCTTTCGACAGGGCCCCTTTGATCGTGTTCAGAAACGGAGCTTTGTATTTATTGTATACGTCCGCTGCGCTTTCCTGCCCTTTTTTGTCCATATTCAAGGTAATTTGTAAATAAGCTTTTGCCATAATTAAATGTTTTAATCGCCGGGCAAAATTCGGGAGCTGTACCTATTTCAAAAATGGACGGAGGTGAAAATAACCGGTATATTCAGGCAACCGGCCTGCTGTCTTCCTGTCAACAGACACAACCTATACAACCGGGGTGTTTCTTTCTAAAAAATGATCGCTTAAGCGGCTCCATTCCGGTTTTAAGATACTATAACACACGGTATTCCTTCTAAAGCCATCATACAATAACATATGGTTTCTTAAAATGCCTTCAAATTGTCCGCCGATTTTTTCAATGGCCTTTCTCGAAGCCGTATTCCGTTCATCCGTTTTAAACTCAACACGCTCAGCCTCAAGGCTGCCAAATGCATATTCCAGCAACAGGTACTTACAATTCCTGTTAAGCCCCGTGCGCTGAAAGGCCTTTCCATACCAGGTTGCGCCAATTTCCAGCCGGTCGTCTGCATTGGATATATTTAAAAAACTGGTAGACCCTGCATAGGCATTTTGCATCTTGTCAAACACACAAAACGTATAGCGCTGCTTATTTTGACGGCTTTCGATTGCATGATCAATATAGGTCGTTAATAATCCCTTGTTATATACAGGCAAGGGTGAAAACTGAAGCAGTTCTTTGTCTTTTGTTGCGACCGCCAGCAAATTTTCAACATCTGCTGCCTGTATGGGCCGGAGCAACGCGATCTCATTCTCTAATACGATTTCTTTGTCAAACGGAAAGTTCATTGGAAAACCTGGTTTTATCTTTTAAATACTACACTGTAAATTTAAAAAAATTACCGCAGCCTCCGGAATTTGCACGGTGCCATAACAGCGGCAACCGCACTGGCCGGCCGGTTGAGCTCATAAGCGGCAAACGCCTTTTATATAATTGATACCGGCATTTGCGCCATAAATCCCTAGCTTTAAAAACCACATCAGGACCCGTCTGTTACATGCAAGAAAACAAAGCAGCACATGATGAAAGCCGTTTGCAACAACTAAAGGAGATCGCTGTTTCCAGTCTGAAGCTGGGCACGATCGGCTTTGGAGGTATAGCGGGAATGGTGGCCACCATTGAGAATGAAATGGTGGTGCGGCGCAAATGGATCGATCATCAGCATTTCATGGATGTTTTAAGCACCTCCTATATCATACCCGGACCAAATGCCGTGGAGATCGTAATGCACTGTGGCAAAGAGCGCGGCGGCCGGGCAGGTCTGATCGTTGCGGGCATCTGCTATATCTTCCCCGCAATGCTGATCTGCCTGCTGTTCGGCTATTGCTACCAGCGCTACAGTACGCTGCCGGATGTGCAGCATTTTATTTTCGGGGTACGACCCGCCACCACCGCTTTGGTGATCGCCACGGTGATCCGGCTTTCAAAAAACACCTTTACCAACAACAGGGTATTGCTGTTGCTTTGTTTACTGGTAGTTGCCGGATCATTTTATGGTGTTAACGAAGTCGTTCTGATCCTCGCAGCCGGGGTATTGAACTATTTTATTCATGCACCCCGGCACCGGCTGTCTGTTATCGCAGTATTCCCGCTTTTTTCCCTGCTCCTTCAGACCGGCAGTAAGTACACCGGGGAGAAACTGTTTTTTATTTTTCTGAAGATCGGCGCCGTTCTTTACGGAAGCGGTTATGTACTGTTTGCCTATATGGAGGAATCCCTTGTACGGAAACACCACTGGCTTACCCATCAGCAGCTGATGGATGCCATTGCTGTCGGGCAGATCACCCCCGGCCCCATCCTGTCCAGCGCTACCTTTGCCGGCTATCTCATTCATGGTGTTTCCGGTGGTGTGCTGGCTACTGTAGCCATTTTTCTCCCTTCTTTTTTTATTTCGTTTTTTTTGCATAAAGTACTTTCATCGGCACGGAAAAGCCGGCGCCTGCGGATCTTCCTCGACGGATTAAGTGCAGCTTCCGTTTCCATTATCGCAGTAGTGGGATTCCACCTCTTCACCGCCTCCGTGGAAACCTGGCGGGGCGCGGCTGTACTGGCGCTCTGCCTGGGGCTCACCCTTTTTGCCGGCCGGCTAAACACCGTTTATATCATCCTAACGGGCAGCCTGGCGGGTTTCCTGTTGCAATTGATTTAACCTGACCCCGCTAACGATCCGGCTCAAAGTCAAGGGATATCGAATTCATACAATAGCGTTTATGTGTGGGCGGAGGGCCATCATCGAAAATATGTCCCAGATGTGAACTGCAGCGCGCACATTCCACTTCCGTCCGGTGCATGTTGTAGGAATGGTCCTCCTTATAGCGGACACTGTTAGGTCGTGCAGGCTCAAAAAAACTGGGCCAGCCGCAGGTGCTCGCAAACTTGGCATCCGAACGGAACAGCCGGTTCCCGCAAACTGCGCAGTAATAAGTTCCCCTGGCTTCGCTGTTCCAGTACTTGCCGGTGAATGCCGTTTCCGTAGCCTGTTCTCTTGCCACTGCATACAGCTCCGGGCCAAGAATCTTCTTCCACTCTTTATTGCTCACATTAACAGACACAGTATCGGTCCGGGAGTAATAAGGATTGCTGCGCTGCCGCCCCGCACCACCGGATTGCGCGTTACAACTGCAACAGAGCATTAAAATAAAGAGCAAGGGAATACTGATCGTTTTCATATCAATTTTTATTTTGCGGCTGTTTTTTCAGCCGGTCTTTAAAAACAGCACGGAATTTATCACGTTCCGGCTTTATTACCATGCGACAATAAGGGAGTTCCTGGTTATTTGCATAGTAGTCCTGATGGTAATCTTCTGCTTTATAAAAAACAGTAAAAGGATTCACTTCCGTTACAATGCGGCCCGGATATACTTTTTCCTTATTCAGGCGGCCAATATAGTAGGTTGCCCGTTCCCGCTGCGCCGCATTATGATAAAAAACCGCAGAACGGTATTGCGTACCGATATCGTTTCCCTGCCGGTTCATTTGCGTGGGATCGTGTGCTACAAAAAAAGCGGCCAGAAGCGCGTCATAGGAGATCTTGCGGGGGTCGTAAACAATATTGCAGGCCTCCGCATGACCGGTGGTGCCGGTGGATACCTGGCGATAATCGGGATGGGCCACATGTCCCCCGGTGTAACCGGAGGTCACCTCAAGCACACCATCCAGCTGCCTGAACTGTTCCTCCACACACCAGAAACATCCGGCTGCAAACGTAGCCGTATCGGTACCGGCAGCTCCTTTCGGCTCAGCAGCAATGGCGCTGCCCCCGCCCGCCATTTCAGCAAAAGTTTTTGAGTCCTGTACCTGTATCTGCCGCTGGCCGCAGGAAGGCAGTGCTGTCAGCAGCAGCGCTACCATCAGGCCATATATGCCCTTTCCGTTATGTAACATAGTTGTAATACGCATTTTATTTCTTTTATAGTTCCGCATAAAGCGCATTCGCCGCCGCCAACAGCAGGGGTACGCTGATGCGTTGTTTAAAATCGGGATTGATGTATTCAAAACGGATAACCCCTTTCCGGTCCAGGATAAAAACAGCCGGGACCGGCAAAAGCAGGTCCTTGTTCTTACCACCTGTACTTTTTTGCAGGATCCCTGCATACTGCTCCGGAGCTTTATAAGCTATACCAAATTTCCGGGCGGTTGTAACACCGGCATCAGACAGCAATAAATAATCCAGCTTTTCTTTTTCAGAAGACCGCTTCAGCAGCTCAGGACTGTCGGTGCCGATGGCAATCACCTGAAACCCTTTTTTTACCAGATCTCCGTTAACGGCCTGCAACCCGGCCAGCTGCCGGTTGCAAAAAGGGCACCAGCCTCCCCGGTAAAAGATCAGTACCACGGGTTGCGCCGTTACGGCTTTGTTCAGATCAAACAGTTTTCCTTCCTTATCCGGGAGTGTTACCCGGGGTATGGATTCCCCGGTCAATAACGGGCTGATATCCTCCGGAAAGGCCGGGGGATGATCCGCCGTTATGCTATCCCTCCTTTGCTGCGCTGCCGTACTGAACTGCAGCGCAGCCAGCAGCAGGAGCAGCAGCAGGCCGGCCCATCGCCGCACTATGGAGCGGCCGTTGCTTACATCCCGCTGCTCAAAAACAGCGACTGTTGAAAACAAAACAGATGATTGCATAATGTTTTATTTATATTGTTTATTTATTGCAGGGTCACTTTGATCATGCCGCCGACCGCAGGCAATGTATTAAACGCATTAGGATTGGGAACTACCTGTATCGCCTTGCTCTCCTGCAGCGGTGTACCTGCCAGGTTCGCCTGTGTTACACCGGCACCGGGATATTGATTCACGGCTGTACCATTATCAAAAAGGCCTATAGTCGCAGTCACATCGCCTTTCTGCGCGCCATCGATATCATTCCCGGTGGTAGCGAAGAACCAGTCATTGGAAAAACCATACATGGTAGCGATCGCGATCCGGTCGCCCGGCAGTAATGACAACTGTTGCGCCACCTTGCCACCCGCGGCACCGTTGATCTTTGGCAGCAGCACCGTGTTGGCCGCATCCTTCAGAACATATACGTTTTTCACCCCCGGTTTGGTTTTTAATGCTGCCGCAAGGATGTCCGCATTGCCTTTTTGAGCAAGCTCTTTCAGACCTTCCCCACGATCGTTCTCCCCTGTTTTATAAAACGGGTTAACGGAGCCGTTATATACGACTACCAGTACCGGGGACAACGGTGTGAAAATACCGGTATGCTGGGTGAGCCAGGTATTCAGCATTGTGATGTCACCCATCTCCGCAATACCGGTCAGGCCATTCATGGAAGGTTTACCGGCGGAATAAACGGGTTCCGGCAGCAGCAGATCACCGCCCGCTGTATATGAAACCGCCCACACACCGGGACTGAAGGGCGTTTCGTTGGCCGTGCCCCCTGATGCATTTTTTAATGTGATGGTAAATTCAGAATTACCATCATAGCTCAGCGAGGCTTTCATCAGCTGAGAGGCCGGCAGGTAACTATGCCCGAAGTCATCCATACCATTTACCTCTTTAATATTTTTAACAGCCGTCTCCGCAGTGCCCGGATGCATCACAGCTGCGCCCGGTGCCTGGTTCATCCGGGTTCCGTTATCCCAGAGTTTTATCTGTGCAGATACATCACCGGTAACAGGCGTCCCGTCGTCATTATATAATTTAATACCCGGATTAGCCGGTGCAAAGAACAGGTCATTGCTCCAGCCATACATCGTGGCAAACGTGAGCCGTTGGTTCTTGGCAGCGTAAAATGAAAAAGAAACCGATTGACCGGGCAGGATCACCGGGGGCGTACCGGTTCCTTTAAATGTACCGGATTCCACCAGCGGTTTGCTGTCCAGTACGTTTTCTATCATAATGGTATTCGATTGAAGCTGTGGCATATCTTCGTCTCTGTTGCAGGATGCCGTAACTGCGGCAGCAGCAATTAGGGTAAGCGGTAGAATAATGTTCTTTTTCATGTCTGATTTATTTTAGACTACAAAAGAACAAGGACAAGTTCCCAAAGGCGTAACAGAGTTATAACAAAAGTATCACAGTCAATTTTTGATCTCTTTTTTCCGGAAATTTGTATCCTGCAATACAGCAACATGCAAAAAGTACTCATTATAGAAGACGATCCGGAGATCATTGAGCTGCTCGATATTCATTTGAAAGACCTGGGCTGTGAAGTGAGCGCGGTAAGTAATGGTCAAGATGGATTGCAGGCTGTAAGGGATACGCGCTTTGAGCTGATCATCCTGGACCTGATGTTACCCGGACTGAACGGCATGGAGGTGTGCCGGAAGATCCGTCAGACTGATCGCCATACCCCTATTCTTATGCTGACGGCGCGATCGGAGGAAATCGATAAGGTAATGGGACTGGAAACCGGTGCGGATGATTACCTTACAAAGCCCTTCAGCATACGGGAGTTCATTGCCCGCGTAAAAGTCATCTTCAGAAGAAATGAAGAAAGCGCTTCATCAGAATTCAGCAGCCATCTGCCCTCGGTGATCCGTTATGACGGACTGGAGATTGATCTGGACAAACGAAAGGTCATTTTAAACGGACTTCGTGCCGACCTCTCCCCAAAGGAATTTGAACTGCTGGTATTGCTGGCTTCCAACCCCGGCAAAAGTTATAGTCGCAAGCGCCTGCTGAATCTCGTATGGGGGTATGATTTTGAAGGATACGAGCATACCGTTAACAGTCATATCAACCGGCTACGTGGGAAGATCGAGACCGATCTGTCTGCGCCGAAATATATTTTAACTACCTGGGGCATTGGCTACCGGTTTAACGAAGAGCTATAATGTCAAAGACAAAACCCATCAAAGGCAATTTGTTGTTCTGGAAAATCGCCACGGTATTCACCATCGTACTGGTAGTGCTCGGCCTGGTATTTATATTGATTGCTTCCCGGTTCTCCAACTCTTATTACATGGCTGCACACCAGCAATTGTACGGAGATCTCGCCCGGCACCTTGCCACTTTTACACAGCCTATCAAGAACGGGAAACCGGATACCACGGTCACACATGATATCATCCATTCCACCATGGTGGCCAATCCCAGCGTTGAAGTGTACCTGCTGGATACAGCCGGAAATATTACCGATTTTGTGGTGCCCGACACTACCGTACAGATCCGCCGCATAAATATGGCGATCGTAAAAAAATGGCTGGCAGCAAAAAACGGTGAACGCCCTATGGGTGACAATCCCAAACAACCCGGGGAACCTGCTATCTTTTCCGTTGCACCCATTAGCGAGAACGGCCGCCTGTCGGGCTATGTATATGCTGTGCTGGCCAGCGAAAAACAACGCGAGGTGCTGGTGGCATTGAACAGCCATCTTTACCTTCGTCTGAGCGCCGCTATTTTCTTTACAGCCCTGATCGTAGCATTAATTGTAGGACTTGTTACCTTTTTTCTTATAACAGACAGCATCAGGAAAACAGCTGTTGTAGTACAACGGTTTAAAGAAGGCGATTACGCTGCGCGTATCGAGGGAAACGCCAGGGGCGAGCTGGGCATGCTTACTTCCACATTCAATGAAATGGCGGATGTTATTGTAAGCAATTTTGATAAGATAACAGCCACCGACAAATTCAGGCAGGAACTGATCGCCAATGTATCGCATGACCTCCGGACGCCCCTTTCCATCATGCAGGGATATATCGAAACCCTGATGATGAAAAAACACGAACTTTCCGATAGCGGACGGGAACGCTATTTGTCCGTGATCCATGCCAGTGCTCAAAAATTATCAGGACTGGTGGAGCAGCTTTTCCAGTATGCGAAACTGGAGGCCAACCTGGTAACACCCGAAAAAGAGCCCTTCCTGATCAATGAACTGGCTTCGGATATTTTAATGGCTTACCAGTTAAAGGCAACAGAACGTTCCATCCGTCTTGACCTGGATGCCGGTCGCAACCTGCCCCGTGTCTTTGCAGACATCGCTCTTACTGAGCGCGTGTTTCAAAACCTGCTCGACAATGCTTTTAAATTCACGCCGGATGGCGGCAGCATCCGGATCGTTCTGTCGGAAGCTCCGGCGGGCGTAAGCGTGCAGGTGGTGGATACCGGTATTGGCATTGCACCGGAAGACCAGGCATATATCTTTGAGCGCTACAAACAACTCGATAAAGAAACCGTTCCCAAAAAAGGGATGGGGATCGGACTCGCGATCGTAAAAAAAATACTGGAATTACATCATACCACTATTGATGTGACCAGCGAACCCGGCAAGGGCGCTGCATTCCGGTTCGTTATGCCTGCCTGATTCCAATACAACATCTTTTACATCCGAAACTTACACAACAAAGTACTAACTTGCGCAGCTCAGGGGCACCGCTGCTTTTTATACCTTTGTACTGGTGCTTGGGAGCAATCTGTTACGGATGAAACAAAATTATTTAAGAAAATACCACAGCTTTTTACGATTCAAAAGGGATTTTACCCGGTACAGTATCCGGAAGGCAAAAAGTTATGAGGTCATTCTGCACTGGTTAAAAAGCCGGATGAACCGGACACAATTCCTTATCCTTTCAGGGATCCTGGTTGGCATCACTTCCGGATTGGCGGGTGTGGCCTTAAAATTACTGGTCCACCATATCCACTACTTCATTACCCATAAGATCCATTTTGAATACCAGGTCCTGTTTTACATCGTCTTCCCTTTCCTGGGTATCGTTCTTACAACCGCGATCGTCATCACTTTTTTTAAAGGCCAGTCCCGGAAAGGGATCGGGGCCATCCTCTACGAGATCGCGCAGAACTCAAGTATTGTTTCACCCGTTAAGATGTACTCACAGGTCATCCAGAGCGCCGTTACGGTTGGCCTGGGCGGCTCTGCCGGGCTTGAAAGCCCGATTGCCGTTACCGGTTCCGCCATCGGATCGAATTTTGCCCAGACCTATAAACTCAACTATAAGGAGCGGACCCTGTTGCTCGCCGCCGGTGCCACAGCGGGTATCGCTTCTGCATTTAACGCGCCCATCGCCGGTATCATGTTTGCTTTTGAGATATTGCTCACCGGTGTGGTGTTTACAGATTTTATTCCCCTGGTGGTTGCGGCTGTCTGCGGCAGCCTGGTATCAAAGGTCATCTTACAGGAGGATGCCCTGTTCCGGTTTCATGCAAGAGAGCCCTTCAATTACCTCAACACACTGTATTACCTGGTACTGGGATTGCTGACCGCCTTTTATGCCCGGTATTTCCTGGTCATCAGTCAGAAGATCGAGCGGTGGTTTGAATGGATGAAGTTGTCCAAAATGCGGCGGGCAATGGTAGGCGGCGTGCTGCTTTCCATTCTCTGCGTGCTGCTGCCCCCGTTATTCGGCGAGGGATACGACGCCGTAAAAGCATTTACCAACGGGCAGGTATCCGCTATCCTGCACAATAGTTTTTTCCGCTATTTTGAGGTTAAGGAATGGACGGTGATCGTGTTTCTGGCATTGATCTGTATACTTAAGGCCTTTGCCACCCCCTTCACGTTATTTGGCGGCGGGAACGGCGGCAACTTTGCCCCTTCTTTATTTGCAGGGGGTACACTGGGGTATTTGTTTGCATTGCTTTGCAAGCTTGCCGGGTTTGAGAATGTGCCGGAAACCAACCTGGTGCTTGCAGGGATGGCGGGCGTCATGAGCGGTGTATTGTATGCGCCCCTTACGGCGATCTTCCTCATTGCTGAATCCAGTTTCGGATATGATCTTTTTATTCCCCTGATGATCGTATCGGTAATATCCTATTTAATTGCGAAGCGCTTCTCTCCCGTTTCACCGGACCTGAAAAAACTCGCTGACGAGGGAAAGATCTTTACAAAGGAACATGACAAGAACCTGTTGTCGCTGCTGCATATCCCCGACCTGATCGACAGGCAGGCGCAGCGGATCCCACCCGACGCAACACTCAACAAATTGCTGGAGATCATTAAAACAGGCAACAAGAATATTTTTGCAGTGGTGGATGAAAAAGAAAAACTTTCCGGAGTGCTGACACTGGATGACCTAAGACCTGTAATGTTCGTCCCCGATCCTGACCAGATCCGGATCGCTTCGCTTATGAAAGCTCCTCCTGTCCTTATATACCTGGATGATGACATGTTGCAGACCATACAGGCATTCGACAAAACGGGTGCCTGGCAATTGCCGGTGATCGACCGTGATGAGAGGTTCATCGGGTTCATATCCAAATCAACGATCCTGTCAAGCTACAGAAAGCTGATGCAGACCTATTCGGAGTAACAAACGGACCTGCATTTCAGCCACCCGGGCATACCGGGATCTCCGGGCCGGGGATAAAAAATTTGCGCAATCAAATAATTGCGCTTATATTTGCAATCATTTAGTTGCATAATATGATTATCAGAAGAGATGTTTTCCAGGCCATTGCAGACCCCACACGGCGACAGATCATCGATCTGCTCGCAAAGCAGCCGCTCCATGTAACTGCCATCGCGGAACGATTTGACGTAAGCAGACAGGCGGTATCGGTTCATGTAAGGATCCTTGCTGAATGCGGGCTCCTGACGGTCACACAAAAAGGCAGGGAACGTTATTGTAACGCACAGCTGGACAAACTGGGGGAAGTCGCTTCCTGGACGGCACAATACAAACAATTCTGGGAAGGCCGGTTTTCCGCCCTGGACAATTACCTGGATACGATAAAAACCAAAAAATCCAAAAATGCAAAACGAACAAAACCCGGCTGATACAGCACAGGAAGTAAGGATCACTCATGTTTTTAATGCCGACCCGGAAACCGTCTTCCGCGCCTGGACAGACCCCGGTCAGCTTGCAGCCTGGTATGCACCGGAAGGTTGTACCATAGCATTTAAAAAGATCGCTGTCAGAAAGGGAGGAGGATTTCATTCCTGTGTTCACAATCCCGGGCACAGTGATTGCTGGTGTAAAGGAACCTATCTTGAAATAGACCCGCCCCGGAAACTCGTATTCACGGCGGAAGTTACAGACGAACAGGGGAACGACATCGACCCGGTAAGTGTGGGTATGCCTGCAGGCTGGCCTGCCAGAACAATGGTAACGGTCGATTTCAGACCGATTGGTGCACAAACTGAAGTCACTCTGCACCAGACAGTGGCTGCGCCG is from Niabella beijingensis and encodes:
- the msrA gene encoding peptide-methionine (S)-S-oxide reductase MsrA, whose translation is MRITTMLHNGKGIYGLMVALLLTALPSCGQRQIQVQDSKTFAEMAGGGSAIAAEPKGAAGTDTATFAAGCFWCVEEQFRQLDGVLEVTSGYTGGHVAHPDYRQVSTGTTGHAEACNIVYDPRKISYDALLAAFFVAHDPTQMNRQGNDIGTQYRSAVFYHNAAQRERATYYIGRLNKEKVYPGRIVTEVNPFTVFYKAEDYHQDYYANNQELPYCRMVIKPERDKFRAVFKDRLKKQPQNKN
- the msrB gene encoding peptide-methionine (R)-S-oxide reductase MsrB, which codes for MKTISIPLLFILMLCCSCNAQSGGAGRQRSNPYYSRTDTVSVNVSNKEWKKILGPELYAVAREQATETAFTGKYWNSEARGTYYCAVCGNRLFRSDAKFASTCGWPSFFEPARPNSVRYKEDHSYNMHRTEVECARCSSHLGHIFDDGPPPTHKRYCMNSISLDFEPDR
- a CDS encoding spondin domain-containing protein, producing MKKNIILPLTLIAAAAVTASCNRDEDMPQLQSNTIMIENVLDSKPLVESGTFKGTGTPPVILPGQSVSFSFYAAKNQRLTFATMYGWSNDLFFAPANPGIKLYNDDGTPVTGDVSAQIKLWDNGTRMNQAPGAAVMHPGTAETAVKNIKEVNGMDDFGHSYLPASQLMKASLSYDGNSEFTITLKNASGGTANETPFSPGVWAVSYTAGGDLLLPEPVYSAGKPSMNGLTGIAEMGDITMLNTWLTQHTGIFTPLSPVLVVVYNGSVNPFYKTGENDRGEGLKELAQKGNADILAAALKTKPGVKNVYVLKDAANTVLLPKINGAAGGKVAQQLSLLPGDRIAIATMYGFSNDWFFATTGNDIDGAQKGDVTATIGLFDNGTAVNQYPGAGVTQANLAGTPLQESKAIQVVPNPNAFNTLPAVGGMIKVTLQ
- a CDS encoding GNAT family N-acetyltransferase, translated to MNFPFDKEIVLENEIALLRPIQAADVENLLAVATKDKELLQFSPLPVYNKGLLTTYIDHAIESRQNKQRYTFCVFDKMQNAYAGSTSFLNISNADDRLEIGATWYGKAFQRTGLNRNCKYLLLEYAFGSLEAERVEFKTDERNTASRKAIEKIGGQFEGILRNHMLLYDGFRRNTVCYSILKPEWSRLSDHFLERNTPVV
- a CDS encoding peroxiredoxin-like family protein, translated to MQSSVLFSTVAVFEQRDVSNGRSIVRRWAGLLLLLLLAALQFSTAAQQRRDSITADHPPAFPEDISPLLTGESIPRVTLPDKEGKLFDLNKAVTAQPVVLIFYRGGWCPFCNRQLAGLQAVNGDLVKKGFQVIAIGTDSPELLKRSSEKEKLDYLLLSDAGVTTARKFGIAYKAPEQYAGILQKSTGGKNKDLLLPVPAVFILDRKGVIRFEYINPDFKQRISVPLLLAAANALYAEL
- a CDS encoding response regulator transcription factor, translated to MKILVIEDEEELAKSIAEYLSEENYLCEFAPTFDEALHKVGIYDYDCILLDITLPGGNGLKILEELKKANKQDGVIIISAKNSLDDKIRGLQIGADDYLTKPFHLSELAARVYSVIRRKNFGNSNIFVQQELEIDLLGKTVTVHGRQVALTKKEFDLLIYFIGNKNRVISKSTLAEHLSGDLADMLDNHDFVYAHVKNLKKKLYDAGCGHYLKTVYGTGYKWERI
- the chrA gene encoding chromate efflux transporter — encoded protein: MQENKAAHDESRLQQLKEIAVSSLKLGTIGFGGIAGMVATIENEMVVRRKWIDHQHFMDVLSTSYIIPGPNAVEIVMHCGKERGGRAGLIVAGICYIFPAMLICLLFGYCYQRYSTLPDVQHFIFGVRPATTALVIATVIRLSKNTFTNNRVLLLLCLLVVAGSFYGVNEVVLILAAGVLNYFIHAPRHRLSVIAVFPLFSLLLQTGSKYTGEKLFFIFLKIGAVLYGSGYVLFAYMEESLVRKHHWLTHQQLMDAIAVGQITPGPILSSATFAGYLIHGVSGGVLATVAIFLPSFFISFFLHKVLSSARKSRRLRIFLDGLSAASVSIIAVVGFHLFTASVETWRGAAVLALCLGLTLFAGRLNTVYIILTGSLAGFLLQLI
- a CDS encoding sensor histidine kinase, which produces MSKTKPIKGNLLFWKIATVFTIVLVVLGLVFILIASRFSNSYYMAAHQQLYGDLARHLATFTQPIKNGKPDTTVTHDIIHSTMVANPSVEVYLLDTAGNITDFVVPDTTVQIRRINMAIVKKWLAAKNGERPMGDNPKQPGEPAIFSVAPISENGRLSGYVYAVLASEKQREVLVALNSHLYLRLSAAIFFTALIVALIVGLVTFFLITDSIRKTAVVVQRFKEGDYAARIEGNARGELGMLTSTFNEMADVIVSNFDKITATDKFRQELIANVSHDLRTPLSIMQGYIETLMMKKHELSDSGRERYLSVIHASAQKLSGLVEQLFQYAKLEANLVTPEKEPFLINELASDILMAYQLKATERSIRLDLDAGRNLPRVFADIALTERVFQNLLDNAFKFTPDGGSIRIVLSEAPAGVSVQVVDTGIGIAPEDQAYIFERYKQLDKETVPKKGMGIGLAIVKKILELHHTTIDVTSEPGKGAAFRFVMPA
- a CDS encoding chloride channel protein, whose amino-acid sequence is MKQNYLRKYHSFLRFKRDFTRYSIRKAKSYEVILHWLKSRMNRTQFLILSGILVGITSGLAGVALKLLVHHIHYFITHKIHFEYQVLFYIVFPFLGIVLTTAIVITFFKGQSRKGIGAILYEIAQNSSIVSPVKMYSQVIQSAVTVGLGGSAGLESPIAVTGSAIGSNFAQTYKLNYKERTLLLAAGATAGIASAFNAPIAGIMFAFEILLTGVVFTDFIPLVVAAVCGSLVSKVILQEDALFRFHAREPFNYLNTLYYLVLGLLTAFYARYFLVISQKIERWFEWMKLSKMRRAMVGGVLLSILCVLLPPLFGEGYDAVKAFTNGQVSAILHNSFFRYFEVKEWTVIVFLALICILKAFATPFTLFGGGNGGNFAPSLFAGGTLGYLFALLCKLAGFENVPETNLVLAGMAGVMSGVLYAPLTAIFLIAESSFGYDLFIPLMIVSVISYLIAKRFSPVSPDLKKLADEGKIFTKEHDKNLLSLLHIPDLIDRQAQRIPPDATLNKLLEIIKTGNKNIFAVVDEKEKLSGVLTLDDLRPVMFVPDPDQIRIASLMKAPPVLIYLDDDMLQTIQAFDKTGAWQLPVIDRDERFIGFISKSTILSSYRKLMQTYSE
- a CDS encoding SRPBCC family protein, yielding MQNEQNPADTAQEVRITHVFNADPETVFRAWTDPGQLAAWYAPEGCTIAFKKIAVRKGGGFHSCVHNPGHSDCWCKGTYLEIDPPRKLVFTAEVTDEQGNDIDPVSVGMPAGWPARTMVTVDFRPIGAQTEVTLHQTVAAPLAKSTGAFNGWIEMFNRLNQQL
- a CDS encoding response regulator transcription factor — protein: MQKVLIIEDDPEIIELLDIHLKDLGCEVSAVSNGQDGLQAVRDTRFELIILDLMLPGLNGMEVCRKIRQTDRHTPILMLTARSEEIDKVMGLETGADDYLTKPFSIREFIARVKVIFRRNEESASSEFSSHLPSVIRYDGLEIDLDKRKVILNGLRADLSPKEFELLVLLASNPGKSYSRKRLLNLVWGYDFEGYEHTVNSHINRLRGKIETDLSAPKYILTTWGIGYRFNEEL
- a CDS encoding ArsR/SmtB family transcription factor; amino-acid sequence: MIIRRDVFQAIADPTRRQIIDLLAKQPLHVTAIAERFDVSRQAVSVHVRILAECGLLTVTQKGRERYCNAQLDKLGEVASWTAQYKQFWEGRFSALDNYLDTIKTKKSKNAKRTKPG